A stretch of the Duncaniella dubosii genome encodes the following:
- the dmpI gene encoding 4-oxalocrotonate tautomerase DmpI, which produces MPYISIESGRLTAEQKKQLIERLTATASEITHIPEQFFTVTIKELPDENFGIGGKSIGEIKRDYSHEPHITPISAC; this is translated from the coding sequence ATGCCCTACATATCAATAGAAAGCGGACGGTTGACCGCTGAACAGAAGAAACAGTTGATTGAGAGGCTTACTGCCACGGCCTCCGAGATAACCCATATCCCGGAGCAGTTCTTCACCGTTACCATCAAAGAACTGCCCGACGAAAACTTTGGCATCGGAGGCAAATCAATCGGCGAGATAAAACGTGACTACAGCCATGAACCTCACATTACGCCCATATCAGCCTGCTGA